A genomic window from Syngnathus typhle isolate RoL2023-S1 ecotype Sweden linkage group LG18, RoL_Styp_1.0, whole genome shotgun sequence includes:
- the bsk146 gene encoding serine/threonine-protein kinase SBK1 isoform X1 gives MSSSPLTSRANMDILDELQLIAAQNLEKLEVNKYYEIIRELGKGTYGKVDLVIHKIRGTKMALKFLKKKTTKLKSFLREYSISLYLSPCPFIINMFGIAFETDEYYVFAQEYALAGDLFDIIPPQVPHEMRSHGCLSFDLTDSALFPLLEVGLPEAAAKRCVHQVAIALDYMHCKKLVHRDIKPENILIFDRECRKVKLSDFGMTRRAGSPVKRVSGTIPYTAPELCDVSRHEGFCVDYSTDVWAFGVLLFCMLTGNFPWEKALPSDSFYQEFIRWQRRRSTTVPSQWRRFTEQALRMFRRLLSVEQERRCSVKEVFGYFSHSWMLDGENNNNNGGGGERLGGGNGANHNMSSSSSGEEDEELLVERMKQQTLSQSSPPVPGAAKGAATMELGGGHHFVSVSTNSSVSSTNSYERMPRENGSPGGRMLVATPIEICV, from the exons ATGAGTTCTTCTCCGTTGACATCACGAGCCAATATGGACATCCTGGATGAGCTGCAGCTGATCGCAGCCCAGAACCTCGAAAAGTTGGAAGTCAATAAGTACTACGAAATCATCCGAGAGTTGGGCAAGGGCACCTATGGCAAGGTGGACCTGGTCATCCACAAGATCAGAG GAACCAAAATGGCCCTGAAGTTCTTGAAGAAGAAGACGACCAAGCTGAAGTCGTTCCTGCGGGAGTACAGCATCTCGCTCTACTTGTCTCCTTGCCCTTTCATCATCAACATGTTTGGCATCGCCTTTGAGACGGACGAGTACTACGTGTTTGCGCAGGAGTATGCGCTGGCAGGGGACCTCTTTGACATCATTCCTCCGCAGGTACCACATGAAATGAGAAGCCACGGATGCTTGTCCTTTGACCTCACTGATTCTGCCCTTTTCCCACTCCTCGAGGTTGGTCTCCCCGAAGCAGCGGCAAAGCGCTGCGTGCACCAGGTAGCCATCGCTTTGGACTACATGCACTGTAAGAAGCTGGTCCACAGGGACATCAAACCTGAAAACATTCTCATCTTTGACCGGGAGTGCCGCAAAGTCAAGCTGTCGGACTTTGGCATGACCCGTCGCGCCGGATCGCCGGTGAAACGA GTCAGCGGCACCATCCCCTACACGGCCCCGGAGTTGTGCGACGTCTCCCGCCACGAGGGCTTCTGCGTGGACTACAGCACTGACGTGTGGGCTTTCGGCGTGCTTCTCTTCTGCATGCTGACGGGAAACTTCCCATGGGAGAAGGCCCTGCCCTCGGACTCCTTCTACCAAGAGTTCATCCGctggcagaggaggaggagcaccACGGTGCCTTCCCAGTGGAGACGCTTCACCGAGCAGGCCCTACGCATGTTTCGCCGCTTGCTCTCGGTGGAGCAGGAGCGACGCTGCTCTGTCAAAGAGGTCTTTGGATACTTCAGCCACTCGTGGATGCTGGACGgcgagaacaacaacaacaacggtgGCGGCGGGGAAAGGCTCGGCGGCGGCAACGGCGCTAACCATAACATGTCTTCGTCTTCATCCggggaggaagacgaggaaCTCCTTGTGGAGCGGATGAAGCAGCAGACTCTGTCCCAATCGTCGCCCCCCGTGCCCGGCGCGGCCAAGGGCGCAGCCACAATGGAACTGGGCGGGGGCCACCATTTTGTTTCCGTGTCCACCAACAGCTCGGTGTCATCCACCAATAGCTACGAGCGTATGCCGCGGGAGAACGGCTCGCCGGGAGGCCGAATGCTGGTGGCCACGCCCATCGAGATTTGCGTCTGA
- the bsk146 gene encoding serine/threonine-protein kinase SBK1 isoform X2, whose product MSSSPLTSRANMDILDELQLIAAQNLEKLEVNKYYEIIRELGKGTYGKVDLVIHKIRGTKMALKFLKKKTTKLKSFLREYSISLYLSPCPFIINMFGIAFETDEYYVFAQEYALAGDLFDIIPPQVGLPEAAAKRCVHQVAIALDYMHCKKLVHRDIKPENILIFDRECRKVKLSDFGMTRRAGSPVKRVSGTIPYTAPELCDVSRHEGFCVDYSTDVWAFGVLLFCMLTGNFPWEKALPSDSFYQEFIRWQRRRSTTVPSQWRRFTEQALRMFRRLLSVEQERRCSVKEVFGYFSHSWMLDGENNNNNGGGGERLGGGNGANHNMSSSSSGEEDEELLVERMKQQTLSQSSPPVPGAAKGAATMELGGGHHFVSVSTNSSVSSTNSYERMPRENGSPGGRMLVATPIEICV is encoded by the exons ATGAGTTCTTCTCCGTTGACATCACGAGCCAATATGGACATCCTGGATGAGCTGCAGCTGATCGCAGCCCAGAACCTCGAAAAGTTGGAAGTCAATAAGTACTACGAAATCATCCGAGAGTTGGGCAAGGGCACCTATGGCAAGGTGGACCTGGTCATCCACAAGATCAGAG GAACCAAAATGGCCCTGAAGTTCTTGAAGAAGAAGACGACCAAGCTGAAGTCGTTCCTGCGGGAGTACAGCATCTCGCTCTACTTGTCTCCTTGCCCTTTCATCATCAACATGTTTGGCATCGCCTTTGAGACGGACGAGTACTACGTGTTTGCGCAGGAGTATGCGCTGGCAGGGGACCTCTTTGACATCATTCCTCCGCAG GTTGGTCTCCCCGAAGCAGCGGCAAAGCGCTGCGTGCACCAGGTAGCCATCGCTTTGGACTACATGCACTGTAAGAAGCTGGTCCACAGGGACATCAAACCTGAAAACATTCTCATCTTTGACCGGGAGTGCCGCAAAGTCAAGCTGTCGGACTTTGGCATGACCCGTCGCGCCGGATCGCCGGTGAAACGA GTCAGCGGCACCATCCCCTACACGGCCCCGGAGTTGTGCGACGTCTCCCGCCACGAGGGCTTCTGCGTGGACTACAGCACTGACGTGTGGGCTTTCGGCGTGCTTCTCTTCTGCATGCTGACGGGAAACTTCCCATGGGAGAAGGCCCTGCCCTCGGACTCCTTCTACCAAGAGTTCATCCGctggcagaggaggaggagcaccACGGTGCCTTCCCAGTGGAGACGCTTCACCGAGCAGGCCCTACGCATGTTTCGCCGCTTGCTCTCGGTGGAGCAGGAGCGACGCTGCTCTGTCAAAGAGGTCTTTGGATACTTCAGCCACTCGTGGATGCTGGACGgcgagaacaacaacaacaacggtgGCGGCGGGGAAAGGCTCGGCGGCGGCAACGGCGCTAACCATAACATGTCTTCGTCTTCATCCggggaggaagacgaggaaCTCCTTGTGGAGCGGATGAAGCAGCAGACTCTGTCCCAATCGTCGCCCCCCGTGCCCGGCGCGGCCAAGGGCGCAGCCACAATGGAACTGGGCGGGGGCCACCATTTTGTTTCCGTGTCCACCAACAGCTCGGTGTCATCCACCAATAGCTACGAGCGTATGCCGCGGGAGAACGGCTCGCCGGGAGGCCGAATGCTGGTGGCCACGCCCATCGAGATTTGCGTCTGA
- the si:dkey-94l16.4 gene encoding transcription factor 20: MEQPPWSFDDLQPEDLSTSSIPNVLDLTRNGSLNVKPCHACHVHSADWLPNSALASTQTTASSQQSADPIQPDNALSHTTVTLSYVSTSPINSASQPRTGLPPICKFSLLPSCEAEKGLRESTYTLNQHYLEHCDTPVDLVTKTPEVDRLCLPREICERNGTAGSSTTSGEERGIPESAETSGRDDSWSSVGVVSLETDMTVLRTGISETLLQVSKKEEAVQNKEAAIELGFLTGECQSPLEEPVCPSATSPCDLEEVLMLPQASAPPSRDNSFPADEAGSIAEGARLDSSDENGHPRRPQPEPLTEDVCPSGISEDKANALTAHERVNGNVSAPQERKLPLRSNRGVRLQSLVMTINSSSYKVSGRVDTNADASKTGDSYAMNPKKTGTLSNGKSRSKAKAKHKVVTPRKKAEANGIPMHQCKTTTSDCVVPSKKSNSKFTKAMAEEVPNPGHLPQVRSECSSPVSRNSQKEPDLVHSDPPSLEKKQARCSPPAAPKKSPCSPKDPPRSSAAKKKVARTPKKRRKKRPPAPYFSIFAPKEPEIKLRYVHYKEEKKEPRYHHFSPFVRLHGQQASTSQCTVVNYPEEVATQAKKGPREQQEDHHSSFLSGTVPNTSCLRLGRASTQGQRRGALICCLCALSANAMDLGDLHGPYYPEGQRVSRAKTSTLGSDLKERKNDDSDSDSSSCSVGGRGKKRAANQWWRKGLPPTDDGPAAAAAKRARSQMWPADVEDWYSAPVLPMEPREYWLHEDCAIWSAGVFLVKGRVYGLEETVKVARQTTCSACSGPGATLGCFFKGCPNKYHYRCALEADCVLVEENFSMKCKKHKNKTLKAPAGGMHSDPRRKRAS; the protein is encoded by the exons ATGGAACAACCACCATGGAGCTTTGATGATCTACAACCTGAGGACCTTTCCACCTCAAGCATTCCCAACGTGCTTGACCTGACCAGGAACGGCAGCCTGAATGTCAAGCCCTGCCATGCCTGCCATGTCCACAGCGCTGACTGGCTCCCAAACTCCGCATTAGCCTCAACACAGACCACCGCATCCTCTCAGCAGTCAGCGGATCCAATTCAACCAGACAATGCCTTGTCCCACACCACAGTGACCCTATCCTACGTGAGCACGTCTCCCATTAACTCAGCATCTCAGCCTCGAACTGGTTTGCCGCCTATCTGCAAGTTCTCCCTTCTCCCTTCTTGTGAGGCGGAGAAAGGACTTAGGGAGAGCACCTATACACTGAACCAGCATTACTTGGAACACTGTGACACACCAGTGGACCTTGTCACAAAGACTCCAGAGGTTGATCGACTTTGTCTACCTCGGGAGATTTGTGAACGGAATGGGACTGCAGGTTCCAGCACGACTAGCGGAGAGGAACGCGGCATTCCCGAGAGTGCAGAAACTAGCGGGCGAGATGACAGCTGGTCAAGTGTAGGTGTGGTGTCACTAGAAACCGACATGACCGTCCTAAGGACGGGAATTTCCGAGACGCTGCTACAGGTATCAAAAAAGGAGGAAGCGGTCCAGAACAAAGAGGCCGCAATAGAGCTGGGCTTTCTGACCGGGGAGTGTCAAAGCCCCCTTGAAGAGCCCGTGTGTCCCTCTGCTACCTCACCGTGTGATTTGGAGGAAGTGTTAATGCTGCCCCAGGCCTCCGCCCCGCCAAGCAGGGACAACTCTTTTCCAGCAGATGAGGCTGGCTCCATCGCAGAAGGGGCCCGTTTGGATTCGAGTGATGAAAACGGGCACCCAAGGAGGCCGCAGCCCGAGCCTTTGACGGAGGATGTTTGTCCGTCAGGAATTTCCGAGGACAAAGCCAACGCTCTCACCGCCCATGAACGCGTGAACGGCAATGTCAGCGCGCCCCAGGAAAGGAAACTGCCTTTGCGTTCAAACAGAGGGGTTCGCTTACAATCGCTAGTTATGACCATCAATTCAAGTAGTTATAAAGTGTCGGGGCGCGTTGACACTAACGCCGATGCTTCCAAAACCGGGGATTCGTATGCGATGAATCCAAAGAAGACTGGCACCCTGTCTAACGGGAAAAGCAGGAGCAAAGCGAAAGCAAAACACAAAGTAGTAACCCCGCGGAAAAAAGCTGAAGCCAATGGCATTCCAATGCATCAATGCAAAACTACTACCTCCGATTGTGTTGTTCCTTCTAAAAAGTCCAACAGTAAGTTTACAAAAGCCATGGCAGAGGAGGTCCCTAACCCTGGCCATTTGCCACAGGTGAGGTCCGAGTGTTCAAGCCCTGTGTCGAGAAACTCCCAAAAAGAGCCAGATCTCGTGCACTCTGATCCCCCCTCAttggaaaaaaagcaagcaagatGCTCCCCACCAGCAGCTCCAAAGAAAAGCCCGTGTTCACCAAAAGATCCGCCCAGATCCTCAGCTGCAAAGAAAAAGGTGGCGCGCACTCCCAAGAAGCGCCGGAAGAAGCGTCCACCCGCACCATATTTTTCCATCTTCGCTCCCAAGGAGCCTGAAATCAAGTTGAGATATGTCCactacaaagaagaaaaaaaggagccCAGGTACCATCATTTCTCCCCCTTCGTCCGGCTGCACGGCCAGCAGGCGTCCACGTCACAATGCACCGTCGTCAACTACCCGGAAGAAGTGGCAACGCAGGCCAAAAAGGGCCCAAGAGAGCAGCAGGAGGATCACCACAGCAGCTTTCTTTCTGGAACGGTACCCAACACTTCCTGTCTCCGGCTGGGTCGGGCGTCCACTCAGGGTCAGCGGCGGGGCGCCCTCATCTGTTGCCTGTGTGCTCTCTCTGCCAATGCCATGGACTTGGGGGATCTCCATGGTCCCTACTACCCTGAAGGACAGCGGGTATCCAGAGCCAAGACGTCGACGCTTGGGTCCGATCTCAAGGAGCGCAAGAATGACGACAGCGATTCCGATTCTTCCTCCTGTAGCGTCGGGGGCAGGGGGAAGAAACGGGCCGCCAACCAGTGGTGGCGGAAGGGCCTCCCGCCGACCGACGAcggcccggcggcggcggcggcgaaacGCGCTCGTTCGCAAATGTGGCCAGCAGACGTGGAGGACTGGTACAGCGCCCCTGTGCTGCCCATGGAGCCCCGTGAGTACTGGCTTCACGAAGACTGCGCCATCTGGTCGGCCGGCGTCTTCTTGGTGAAGGGCAGAGTCTACGGCCTGGAGGAAACTGTCAAAGTGGCCCGGCAGACG ACGTGCTCGGCCTGCTCCGGCCCAGGTGCAACGCTCGGCTGTTTCTTCAAAGGTTGTCCTAACAAATACCACTACAGATGTGCCCTGGAGGCAG ACTGCGTCCTCGTCGAAGAAAACTTTTCCATGAAGTGTAAAAAGCACAAG AACAAGACACTCAAAGCCCCAGCGGGGGGGATGCACAGCGATCCCAGGAGAAAGCGAGCCTCTTG A